A genomic window from Cytobacillus suaedae includes:
- the rsfS gene encoding ribosome silencing factor: MTEREILSIAVKAADDKRAEDILALKMKGLSLVADYFLICHGNSEKQVQAIAREIKEKAQESGLDVKRLEGFEEARWILVDLGDVVAHVFHKEERGYYKLEKLWGDAPSENIEKELSQ, from the coding sequence ATGACAGAAAGAGAAATCTTATCGATTGCAGTTAAAGCAGCTGATGATAAAAGGGCAGAAGACATACTTGCACTGAAAATGAAAGGGTTGTCCTTAGTAGCAGATTATTTCCTTATTTGCCACGGGAATTCTGAAAAACAAGTCCAAGCAATCGCACGCGAGATAAAAGAAAAGGCACAAGAAAGTGGTCTTGACGTAAAGCGTTTAGAAGGCTTTGAAGAGGCAAGATGGATTCTTGTTGATTTAGGAGATGTAGTTGCACATGTATTCCATAAAGAAGAGAGAGGCTATTATAAGCTCGAAAAATTATGGGGTGATGCACCAAGTGAAAATATTGAAAAAGAGCTTAGTCAATGA
- a CDS encoding helix-hairpin-helix domain-containing protein, producing the protein MKEIIIKYKYFMIIGLGLLVVITLYYFNSPNNDTSNELVMNESILREVEITSEDETVATPPEKIDLSTLFVDVKGAVVRPGVYELKNGSRVKDALEQAGGVNPEAEVNYVNLAELLVDEMVIYVPKVGEEVNESYETLTTNSNEDDNSISINKATIEELQMLPGIGPAKADAIIEYREKKGGFATIDELLSIPGIGAKTLDKFRDKITLK; encoded by the coding sequence ATGAAAGAAATAATAATTAAATACAAGTATTTTATGATTATAGGGTTAGGGTTATTAGTGGTAATTACGCTTTACTATTTTAATTCGCCTAATAATGATACTAGTAACGAATTAGTAATGAATGAATCGATACTTAGGGAAGTTGAAATTACTTCCGAAGATGAAACAGTTGCTACACCTCCCGAAAAAATTGACCTATCTACCTTATTTGTCGATGTAAAGGGTGCAGTTGTTAGACCTGGAGTGTATGAATTGAAAAATGGTAGTCGAGTCAAGGATGCCTTAGAACAAGCTGGAGGGGTAAATCCTGAAGCGGAGGTTAACTATGTAAATCTCGCTGAACTGCTTGTTGATGAAATGGTTATCTATGTGCCAAAAGTTGGGGAAGAGGTTAATGAGTCATATGAGACACTGACTACAAATTCAAATGAGGATGACAATTCAATTTCAATAAATAAAGCAACTATAGAAGAGCTTCAAATGCTACCTGGAATCGGACCAGCTAAAGCAGATGCAATCATTGAGTATAGGGAAAAGAAGGGTGGTTTTGCAACGATTGATGAGCTTTTATCAATACCTGGGATAGGAGCTAAAACCTTAGATAAATTTCGAGATAAAATTACCTTAAAATAA
- a CDS encoding YqzM family protein, with protein MNQFEKEVQSKRNDLIDSGIGFIVSFGFFATLFIIATAIKLIGS; from the coding sequence GTGAACCAATTCGAAAAAGAAGTTCAAAGTAAACGTAATGACTTAATTGATTCAGGTATTGGGTTTATTGTTTCTTTTGGATTTTTCGCAACATTATTCATTATCGCAACAGCCATTAAGCTTATCGGTTCTTAA
- a CDS encoding shikimate dehydrogenase — translation MSKLFGLLGCPVSHSMSPAMHNDLFLHYGLNHYYHAFHVENENLEMAVNGLRALGVSGFNVTIPHKIAIIKYLDEIDEVAANIGAVNTVVNMDGKLKGFNTDGDGFIKSLESCLDSPLQNKRILIIGAGGAARAILFSLAAIDVHAIDVCNRTLSSAIQLIGDCSYKLSGTGISIRDAENRLNEYDIIINTTSVGMYPNLEEIPLSLTNLSPSTIVSDIIYNPLQTKLLLEAKQKGSTTLNGIGMFVNQGALAFEKWTGLFPDTRRMEELVINKLGGHVEC, via the coding sequence ATGTCTAAGCTATTTGGTTTGCTTGGTTGCCCTGTTAGCCATTCAATGTCACCAGCAATGCATAATGATTTATTTTTACATTATGGATTGAATCATTATTACCATGCATTCCATGTGGAAAATGAAAATTTGGAGATGGCTGTTAATGGTTTAAGAGCATTAGGAGTTAGCGGGTTTAATGTTACCATACCTCATAAGATAGCAATAATAAAGTATCTAGATGAAATTGACGAGGTTGCAGCTAACATTGGGGCTGTAAATACAGTTGTTAATATGGATGGAAAACTTAAAGGCTTTAATACAGACGGTGATGGATTCATAAAGTCTTTAGAATCGTGTCTAGATAGTCCTTTACAAAACAAAAGGATCCTTATTATTGGTGCTGGTGGTGCTGCTAGGGCCATTTTGTTCTCACTAGCGGCTATTGATGTACATGCTATAGATGTGTGTAATCGAACACTTTCTAGTGCAATACAATTAATTGGAGATTGCTCTTATAAACTAAGTGGTACAGGTATTTCAATTAGAGATGCCGAAAATCGACTAAATGAGTATGATATAATCATAAACACAACTTCTGTTGGTATGTACCCTAATTTAGAAGAAATTCCTCTATCATTAACTAATTTATCACCGAGTACGATTGTTAGTGATATAATCTATAATCCCCTTCAAACGAAATTATTATTGGAGGCAAAACAAAAAGGTTCAACAACGCTAAATGGAATTGGCATGTTTGTGAATCAAGGAGCATTGGCATTTGAAAAATGGACAGGCCTTTTTCCTGATACAAGGCGGATGGAGGAGCTTGTTATTAACAAACTAGGAGGACACGTTGAATGTTAA
- a CDS encoding class I SAM-dependent methyltransferase: MSYQQFAYLYDELMKDIDYNQWISFVKESLPGELTSKSKLRVLDLACGTGELSVRLADEGYEVTGVDLSEEMLAVAGEKAMEKGKQITLFQQNMMELEGHEKFDVILCFCDSLNYLGSSDEVRQTFQCIFNQLVDGGLFLFDVHSIYKMNQIFADQTFVSNADDISYIWNCYQGEFENSVEHDLSFFVKKENGNEYVRYDEVHFQRTFEPADYQKWLEAVGFTLNNISSDFQRSITDQPERIFFSLKK; encoded by the coding sequence ATGAGTTACCAGCAATTCGCTTATCTTTACGATGAACTAATGAAGGATATTGATTATAATCAATGGATCTCCTTCGTAAAGGAAAGCTTACCAGGTGAGCTCACCTCTAAATCGAAGCTTCGTGTCCTAGACCTTGCATGTGGCACAGGAGAATTGTCTGTACGACTTGCTGATGAAGGATATGAGGTAACCGGGGTGGACCTCTCTGAAGAAATGCTAGCAGTTGCGGGGGAAAAAGCTATGGAAAAAGGGAAGCAGATTACCTTATTCCAACAGAATATGATGGAACTAGAAGGACATGAAAAATTCGATGTTATTCTATGTTTTTGTGATTCATTAAATTATTTAGGCTCTAGTGATGAAGTAAGACAGACTTTCCAATGTATATTTAATCAGTTAGTAGATGGAGGGTTATTTCTCTTTGACGTTCACTCGATCTATAAGATGAATCAAATCTTTGCTGATCAGACCTTTGTAAGTAATGCTGATGATATTAGCTATATTTGGAACTGTTATCAAGGTGAGTTTGAAAATAGTGTTGAACATGATTTATCATTTTTTGTTAAAAAGGAAAATGGAAATGAGTATGTTAGGTATGATGAGGTTCATTTTCAACGAACATTTGAACCAGCTGACTACCAAAAGTGGTTAGAAGCAGTAGGTTTCACCCTTAATAACATTTCATCCGATTTTCAACGCTCTATCACTGATCAACCTGAACGAATTTTCTTTTCATTAAAAAAATAA
- the holA gene encoding DNA polymerase III subunit delta, protein MTQEIRKKVKNKQISSMYLFYGTETFLMNEMKEMLTSELLEEHEKDFNFAIYDLEETPIEVALEDAETLPFMGEKRMIVLKNPYFLTGEKGKEKVEHSLDRLEQYILQPAPYSVVIFLAPYEKLDDRKKVTKLLKQHAEVLELNALEEKDLVKWIGNRASMYQVTFEEHAAKLLIQLTGPNLMLISKEIEKLSLYVGQEGHITQETVNLLVARTLEQNIFELIDKAVHRKLEEAFRIFYDLLKNNEEPIKILSLLATQFRLLYQVKDMARQGYGQQQIAGMLKVHPYRVKLAAAQSNLFSNEHLMGLVNHLAEMDFEIKNGKIDKKLAVELFLMKLNN, encoded by the coding sequence ATGACTCAAGAAATAAGGAAAAAAGTAAAAAATAAACAAATCAGTTCAATGTATTTGTTTTATGGAACTGAAACCTTTTTAATGAACGAAATGAAAGAAATGCTAACAAGTGAATTATTGGAAGAACACGAAAAAGATTTCAACTTTGCTATTTATGACTTAGAAGAAACTCCAATCGAAGTGGCGTTAGAAGATGCTGAAACTTTACCCTTTATGGGAGAAAAAAGAATGATTGTGTTAAAAAATCCCTACTTTTTAACGGGTGAAAAAGGTAAAGAAAAAGTTGAACATTCTCTAGACAGATTAGAGCAGTATATACTACAACCTGCACCTTATTCTGTTGTCATTTTTTTAGCACCTTATGAAAAGCTTGATGATCGTAAAAAGGTAACTAAACTTCTAAAACAACATGCAGAGGTTCTAGAGCTTAATGCGTTAGAGGAAAAAGATTTAGTCAAATGGATTGGAAATCGTGCATCAATGTACCAAGTTACATTTGAAGAACATGCTGCTAAATTACTTATCCAATTGACAGGCCCTAATTTAATGCTAATTTCAAAAGAAATAGAAAAGCTTTCTTTGTATGTAGGACAAGAAGGTCATATTACACAAGAAACTGTAAATCTCCTCGTGGCAAGAACACTTGAACAAAATATATTTGAATTAATTGATAAAGCAGTACATAGGAAATTAGAAGAGGCATTTCGAATTTTTTATGATTTGCTTAAAAATAATGAGGAACCGATTAAAATTCTTTCCTTGTTGGCAACTCAATTCCGGTTGTTATACCAGGTTAAAGACATGGCACGTCAGGGCTATGGACAGCAACAAATAGCTGGCATGCTTAAAGTTCATCCTTATAGAGTGAAGTTAGCAGCTGCACAATCGAACCTTTTTAGCAACGAACACCTCATGGGTTTGGTTAATCATTTGGCAGAAATGGATTTTGAAATAAAAAATGGAAAGATAGATAAGAAACTTGCAGTTGAGTTATTCCTCATGAAATTAAACAACTAA
- a CDS encoding late competence protein ComER: MNIGIIGTGNMGKILIDAFIESIAVPPSNLTITNRTLSKARKIGESYPDIKVVETSEDVVAASDLIFICVKPLEIHPLLEKLNKDLPKTKCIVSITSPVAVNQLESVVDCQVARVIPSITNRALAGVSLITFGESCSEGIRNYIETLFKHISDTVHIEDSITRVASDIVSCGPAFFSYLLRRFVDAAVKETKISEEQAITLASGMIVGMGKLIEKEIFTLQTLQEKVCVKGGVTGEGIKVLEAEIGEMFEHLFQSTHAKYYEDIDEVSKQFNSTNRTL, encoded by the coding sequence GTGAACATTGGGATTATAGGAACAGGAAACATGGGGAAAATTTTAATAGATGCTTTTATTGAATCAATCGCTGTTCCGCCTTCTAACCTTACTATTACTAATCGTACGCTTTCAAAAGCTAGAAAAATAGGTGAAAGTTATCCCGATATTAAGGTTGTAGAAACAAGTGAGGATGTAGTAGCAGCTTCTGACCTTATCTTTATTTGTGTAAAACCATTAGAAATCCACCCCCTTTTAGAGAAATTAAATAAAGATCTACCTAAAACAAAGTGCATCGTTTCCATTACAAGCCCAGTTGCAGTTAATCAACTTGAATCAGTCGTTGACTGCCAAGTGGCTAGGGTTATTCCCAGCATTACAAATCGAGCCTTAGCTGGTGTCTCTCTAATTACTTTCGGTGAAAGTTGTAGTGAAGGAATTCGAAACTATATCGAAACACTCTTTAAGCATATTTCGGATACTGTTCATATAGAGGACTCCATTACAAGGGTAGCTTCTGACATTGTTAGTTGTGGTCCTGCATTTTTCAGCTATTTATTAAGAAGGTTTGTAGATGCAGCCGTTAAGGAAACGAAGATATCAGAAGAACAAGCAATCACCCTTGCTAGTGGTATGATTGTTGGGATGGGTAAACTAATTGAAAAGGAAATATTCACTTTACAAACATTGCAAGAAAAGGTTTGTGTAAAGGGTGGCGTAACAGGTGAAGGTATTAAGGTCTTAGAAGCAGAGATTGGAGAAATGTTTGAACATCTTTTTCAGAGTACACATGCCAAGTATTATGAGGATATTGATGAAGTTTCAAAACAATTTAATTCCACAAATAGGACTTTATAA
- the yqeK gene encoding bis(5'-nucleosyl)-tetraphosphatase (symmetrical) YqeK has product MEQREALEIVRKQLTEHRFTHTIGVMETAISLAKRYGVDEKKAEISAIFHDYAKFRPKDEMRSIIYEQKMAKDLLEFNSELWHAPVGAYLVKTEVGIEDEEILNAIKFHTSGRVNMTPLEKVIYLADYIEPGRHFPGVDEVRELAKISLNKALIQSLINSIQFLFKKNQAIYPDTFLTYNALVNEEKGGYL; this is encoded by the coding sequence ATGGAACAAAGAGAGGCTCTTGAAATTGTTCGAAAGCAGCTTACTGAACATAGATTCACCCATACGATTGGAGTTATGGAAACAGCAATATCTTTAGCAAAACGCTACGGCGTAGACGAAAAAAAAGCTGAAATCTCAGCCATTTTTCATGACTATGCAAAATTTCGACCCAAGGACGAAATGAGAAGTATCATATACGAACAAAAAATGGCAAAAGATTTATTAGAATTTAATAGTGAGCTTTGGCATGCTCCAGTTGGTGCTTATCTTGTCAAGACTGAGGTAGGTATAGAAGATGAAGAGATATTAAATGCAATAAAGTTTCATACTTCGGGCCGTGTTAACATGACACCTTTAGAAAAAGTGATCTACCTTGCTGACTATATAGAGCCAGGGCGCCATTTTCCGGGTGTAGATGAAGTGCGAGAGTTGGCCAAAATAAGTTTAAATAAGGCACTAATACAATCTTTAATAAATTCAATTCAGTTTTTATTTAAAAAAAATCAAGCGATTTATCCAGATACATTCTTAACATATAATGCACTGGTTAATGAAGAAAAGGGAGGCTATCTGTAA
- a CDS encoding ComE operon protein 2, whose amino-acid sequence MERISWDQYFMAQSHLLAMRSTCTRLAVGATIVRDKRIIAGGYNGSITGSTHCIDEGCYVIDNHCVRTIHAEVNALLQCAKFGVPTTGAEIYVTHFPCLQCCKAIIQSGVKAVYYAKDYKNHPYAIELFNQAGVTVDQVELKEMVIEFHSREKQHYVDELIQLLHDSNLDKKQVAEIEEKGKKLFSPPNL is encoded by the coding sequence ATGGAAAGAATATCATGGGACCAATACTTTATGGCACAAAGTCATTTACTTGCTATGAGAAGTACCTGTACTCGTTTAGCTGTAGGTGCAACTATTGTAAGGGACAAGCGAATTATTGCAGGGGGATATAATGGTTCAATTACTGGTAGCACTCATTGTATCGATGAAGGTTGCTATGTTATTGATAATCATTGTGTTCGAACAATACATGCAGAAGTTAATGCTCTACTACAGTGTGCTAAATTTGGAGTACCGACAACAGGTGCAGAGATTTATGTGACTCATTTCCCTTGTCTACAATGTTGCAAAGCGATTATTCAAAGTGGGGTTAAGGCAGTTTATTATGCAAAGGATTATAAGAACCATCCATATGCAATAGAATTATTTAATCAAGCAGGGGTTACGGTTGATCAAGTTGAACTAAAGGAAATGGTGATCGAATTCCATTCAAGGGAAAAGCAGCACTATGTTGATGAGCTTATACAGTTGCTTCACGATAGTAATCTTGATAAAAAGCAAGTTGCAGAGATAGAAGAAAAAGGTAAGAAGTTATTCTCCCCCCCGAACCTATGA
- the rpsT gene encoding 30S ribosomal protein S20 — MANIKSAIKRAKTSEERRAHNATIKSAMRTAVKNFEATVTNNDAENAKSAYLEAAKKLDKAARKGLIHKNVASRQKSRLAKKLNEVTA, encoded by the coding sequence ATGGCAAACATTAAATCTGCAATTAAACGTGCAAAAACTAGTGAAGAGCGTCGCGCTCACAACGCTACAATCAAATCTGCAATGCGTACTGCTGTTAAGAACTTCGAAGCAACTGTTACTAATAACGATGCTGAGAACGCTAAATCAGCTTACTTAGAAGCAGCTAAAAAACTTGATAAAGCAGCTCGTAAAGGACTTATTCATAAAAACGTTGCTAGCCGTCAAAAATCTCGTTTAGCAAAAAAATTGAATGAAGTTACTGCTTAA
- the yhbY gene encoding ribosome assembly RNA-binding protein YhbY has product MLTGKQKRFLRSKAHHLDPIFQVGKGGVNENMIKQIDDVLEARELIKVSVLQNCEEDKSSVAESLSKGAKAELVQVIGNTIVLYKESRENKQLVLPS; this is encoded by the coding sequence ATGTTAACAGGTAAGCAAAAAAGATTTTTACGCTCTAAAGCACACCATTTAGACCCAATTTTTCAGGTCGGAAAGGGTGGGGTTAATGAGAATATGATTAAGCAAATTGATGACGTCCTTGAGGCCCGGGAATTAATTAAAGTAAGTGTATTACAGAATTGTGAGGAAGATAAGAGCTCAGTTGCTGAATCTTTGAGCAAAGGGGCCAAAGCTGAACTAGTTCAGGTTATCGGAAATACGATTGTATTATACAAGGAGTCTAGAGAGAATAAGCAGCTAGTATTACCTTCGTAA
- a CDS encoding DNA internalization-related competence protein ComEC/Rec2: protein MLVLYFLYLHFRGPKIVVIAASICVVFFTIYFELYDEYNSTKLDGSETNLTFKIATAPNLNGRTFSTVGKVGKERIILRYTIQTKTEKNELTSLKVGMICRIEGKLLIPNKARNFNSFDYQKYLYYKKIYWIFSPTSLTLQNCTQQPPTPYDRLLLMREHGNNYIEKHFPKEAVGIAQALIYGERGYIDDEVLTSYQSLGLVHLLAISGLHVGLLTGAIFYIGIRMGFTRESVTHTLLCLLPIYTILAGAAPSVIRAALMLMILLSCFKWKKVYPIDSIGMACFLMVLFNPYHVFEVGFQLSFMVSLGLILSSKTIILRSTNPLSQTLTVTVIAQLFSFPIIIFYFYEVSLLSIPYNLLFVPVYSFIILPLSILSLLLHILFEPIGLSLMFLLKIILNVLNQFALYGTKVSSLSLTLGKPHILFLVGYFILILTVFKMWERSNKKQIVVSVFLFITLCVVDLNEKMLDPYGTITFIDVGQGDSILIELPFNKGTYLIDTGPKTLNFAAEEWEKKRRMFDTGEDILLPYLKSVGIRKLDKLIITHGDLDHIGNAELLIQELSVDELILGTGPIEKEYEQQLVRIAYEMGIPISTFSAGDVWKSGDNTFYVLAPTGNEQTSNDRSIVIYSEIGGLRWLFTGDLGEVGESKLTSSFRSLPVDVLKVGHHGSNSSTSVQFLEHIKPKVSIISVGVNNRYNHPNPEVVERLLKEESIILRTDLHGAIQYKFRGKSGTFKWVLPYNKTILKPN, encoded by the coding sequence TTGCTAGTACTTTATTTTCTTTATTTGCATTTTAGAGGTCCGAAAATAGTTGTAATTGCTGCCAGTATTTGTGTAGTGTTTTTCACCATTTATTTTGAACTTTATGATGAGTATAATTCAACTAAGTTGGATGGCTCAGAAACTAATTTAACCTTCAAAATTGCAACTGCTCCAAACCTGAATGGAAGAACCTTTTCCACCGTGGGAAAAGTAGGGAAGGAACGTATTATTTTAAGGTACACAATTCAAACAAAAACTGAAAAAAATGAACTAACTTCATTAAAAGTAGGAATGATTTGTAGAATTGAAGGTAAGTTATTGATACCAAACAAAGCAAGAAATTTTAATTCATTTGACTATCAGAAATATCTATACTATAAGAAAATTTACTGGATATTTAGCCCCACATCACTCACTCTCCAAAATTGTACCCAGCAACCACCTACACCTTATGATAGACTTTTATTGATGAGAGAACACGGAAATAACTACATTGAGAAACACTTCCCTAAAGAGGCCGTAGGAATTGCCCAAGCGTTAATATATGGAGAAAGAGGATATATTGATGATGAGGTGCTTACATCTTACCAGTCTTTGGGATTGGTTCACTTATTAGCTATATCTGGTCTTCACGTGGGTTTGCTCACAGGAGCCATCTTCTATATTGGTATTAGAATGGGATTTACAAGAGAATCTGTCACCCATACTTTATTATGTTTGCTTCCAATCTATACAATTTTAGCTGGTGCCGCTCCATCTGTTATTAGAGCCGCACTTATGCTAATGATATTGCTTAGCTGTTTTAAATGGAAAAAAGTTTACCCCATTGACTCAATTGGAATGGCGTGTTTTTTAATGGTGCTATTCAATCCATATCATGTTTTCGAAGTTGGATTTCAATTATCCTTCATGGTTAGCTTGGGACTAATTTTATCTTCAAAGACCATTATTCTTAGATCAACCAATCCTCTTTCGCAAACTCTTACAGTGACTGTAATTGCCCAACTCTTTTCTTTTCCAATAATTATTTTTTATTTTTATGAGGTTTCGCTTCTAAGTATCCCATATAACCTCCTATTTGTTCCTGTCTATTCATTTATAATCTTGCCGCTATCAATCCTTTCCTTACTTCTTCATATTTTGTTTGAGCCGATCGGCCTTTCCTTGATGTTTTTGCTAAAAATTATCCTTAATGTTCTCAATCAATTTGCTTTATATGGTACCAAAGTTTCATCTCTATCATTAACTTTAGGGAAGCCGCATATATTGTTTTTGGTGGGTTATTTTATCTTAATCCTAACTGTTTTCAAAATGTGGGAACGGTCAAATAAAAAACAAATTGTTGTCTCTGTTTTTTTATTTATTACCCTATGTGTAGTCGATTTGAATGAAAAGATGCTCGATCCCTACGGTACAATTACGTTTATCGATGTCGGACAAGGAGACAGTATCCTAATTGAACTGCCCTTTAATAAGGGTACTTATTTAATTGATACTGGACCCAAAACACTGAATTTTGCGGCCGAAGAATGGGAAAAAAAGCGCAGGATGTTTGATACAGGTGAAGATATTTTACTCCCTTATTTAAAATCGGTTGGAATTAGGAAGTTAGACAAACTCATTATTACACATGGTGATTTAGACCATATTGGGAATGCTGAGTTACTTATTCAAGAATTAAGCGTAGATGAATTAATACTTGGAACTGGGCCCATTGAAAAAGAATATGAGCAGCAGTTAGTCAGAATAGCTTATGAAATGGGTATTCCAATTTCAACGTTCTCAGCAGGAGATGTTTGGAAAAGTGGAGATAACACTTTTTATGTTTTAGCTCCGACTGGGAATGAGCAAACCTCAAATGATCGTTCAATCGTTATTTATTCAGAAATCGGAGGGCTTAGATGGCTGTTTACAGGAGATTTAGGGGAAGTTGGAGAGTCTAAGCTGACTTCTTCCTTCCGCTCATTGCCTGTTGATGTGCTCAAGGTTGGACACCATGGTAGCAATTCATCAACCAGTGTGCAGTTCTTAGAACATATTAAACCAAAAGTATCAATTATTTCAGTGGGTGTGAACAATAGGTATAATCACCCAAATCCAGAAGTGGTAGAACGGTTGCTAAAAGAAGAAAGTATAATTCTAAGAACAGATCTACATGGTGCGATTCAATATAAATTTAGAGGCAAGAGCGGAACCTTTAAGTGGGTTCTTCCATACAATAAAACTATACTTAAACCAAATTGA
- a CDS encoding GPR endopeptidase, which yields MGESLDLSMYSVRTDLAVEAREMAVEERNKSKEASKQTVSTDIEGVIIKEREDSGIKISSVEITEEGAKSIGKKKGNYLTLEVQGIRQQDTELQEKVQKVFAKEFSQFMKNLSIKEDASCLVVGLGNWNVTPDALGPIAVENLLVTRHLFSLQPENVQEGFRSVSAIAPGVMGLTGIETSDIIHGVIEKSKPDFVIAIDALASRSIERVNSTIQISDTGIHPGSGVGNKRKELSQATLGIPVIAIGIPTVVDAVSITSDTIDFILKHFGREMREGGRPSRALTPAGLSFGEKRTLTDEDLPGDEDRKTFMGIIGGLEDEEKRRLIHEVLSPLGHNLMVTPKEVDVFIEDMANVIAGGLNEALHNQVNDDNYGAYTH from the coding sequence GTGGGAGAATCATTAGATCTTAGTATGTATTCGGTTCGAACTGATTTGGCAGTAGAAGCTCGCGAAATGGCGGTTGAAGAAAGAAATAAATCAAAGGAAGCATCTAAACAAACAGTTTCTACAGATATTGAGGGTGTAATCATCAAAGAACGAGAAGATAGTGGCATTAAAATCTCCTCTGTAGAAATAACTGAAGAAGGTGCTAAATCAATAGGTAAGAAAAAAGGCAACTATTTAACTTTAGAAGTTCAGGGTATTCGTCAACAGGATACGGAGTTACAAGAGAAAGTTCAAAAGGTCTTCGCCAAAGAGTTTAGTCAGTTTATGAAAAACTTATCTATTAAAGAAGACGCAAGTTGTCTTGTTGTTGGATTAGGCAACTGGAATGTAACACCAGATGCACTTGGGCCAATTGCAGTTGAGAATTTACTAGTTACAAGGCACTTATTTAGTCTTCAACCAGAAAATGTACAAGAAGGTTTTAGATCTGTTAGTGCAATTGCCCCAGGAGTAATGGGACTAACAGGAATTGAAACTAGTGATATTATTCATGGGGTTATTGAGAAGTCCAAACCTGACTTTGTTATTGCAATTGATGCGCTTGCCTCAAGGTCAATAGAACGTGTCAACTCTACCATTCAAATTTCTGATACTGGTATACATCCAGGTTCTGGTGTTGGTAATAAGAGAAAAGAACTCAGCCAAGCAACACTGGGCATTCCTGTAATTGCAATAGGAATCCCTACTGTAGTGGATGCCGTTAGTATTACTAGTGACACGATTGACTTTATATTAAAGCATTTTGGTAGAGAAATGCGAGAAGGTGGAAGACCTTCAAGAGCGTTGACTCCTGCTGGACTGTCTTTTGGTGAAAAAAGGACGTTAACAGATGAGGACCTACCGGGTGATGAGGACCGAAAAACCTTTATGGGTATCATTGGTGGATTAGAGGATGAAGAAAAAAGAAGACTCATCCATGAAGTTCTGTCACCACTAGGTCATAACCTAATGGTAACTCCTAAAGAAGTAGATGTATTCATAGAAGATATGGCCAATGTCATAGCTGGTGGTCTGAATGAAGCCCTACACAACCAAGTAAATGATGATAACTACGGGGCTTACACCCATTAG
- a CDS encoding nicotinate-nucleotide adenylyltransferase: MKRIGILGGTFDPPHNGHLLMANEVLFSLDLEEIWFMPTNIPPHKKYEQYITNEDRLKLLSLAISDHPHFKLQTIELDREGPSYTYDTMKILKDRYPDNKFYFIIGGDMVEYLPHWYRINDIVEIVQFVGVKRPGFAVNSNYNVIEVTVPQFEVSSSEIRSRIAKGQTTRYLLPEKVEQYIEEKNLYGTKRGS, encoded by the coding sequence ATGAAACGCATAGGAATCCTCGGAGGCACATTTGACCCACCCCATAATGGGCATTTATTAATGGCAAATGAAGTTTTATTTAGCTTAGATCTTGAAGAAATATGGTTCATGCCTACTAATATCCCTCCCCATAAAAAATATGAACAATATATTACAAATGAGGATAGGCTTAAGTTGCTATCATTAGCAATATCAGATCACCCTCATTTTAAGTTACAAACGATTGAATTAGACCGAGAAGGTCCATCCTATACATATGACACGATGAAGATTTTAAAAGATAGATATCCAGATAATAAATTCTATTTTATTATTGGCGGGGATATGGTTGAATATTTACCTCATTGGTACAGGATTAATGATATAGTGGAAATTGTTCAATTTGTCGGTGTAAAACGACCAGGATTTGCGGTTAATTCAAACTATAATGTGATTGAGGTAACCGTTCCGCAATTTGAAGTGTCCTCCTCAGAAATTAGGAGCAGAATTGCGAAAGGTCAAACAACGAGGTATTTATTGCCAGAAAAAGTAGAACAATATATTGAGGAGAAAAATTTGTATGGAACAAAGAGAGGCTCTTGA